In one window of Solanum pennellii chromosome 2, SPENNV200 DNA:
- the LOC107008869 gene encoding peptidyl-prolyl cis-trans isomerase Pin1-like, which translates to MPSSSSRYGAGGDKVKASHILIKHQESRRKFSWKDPEGRVISNTTKEAAVSQLKSIREDIVSGKAKFQDIAATHSHCSSAKRSGDLGSFGKGQMQKPFEEATFALKVGEISDIVETESGVHIILRTA; encoded by the exons ATGCCCTCATCCTCTTCCCGCTACGGCGCCGGCGGAGACAAAGTGAAGGCGTCTCATATACTCATTAAGCATCAGGAGTCTCGTCGCAAGTTTTCCTGGAAGGATCCGGAAGGTCGTGTTATCTCCAACACCACCAAAGAAGCTGCCGTTTCTCAGCTGAAATCTATCCGTGAAGACATTGTCTCTGGCAAAGCCAAGTTCCAGGATATAGCCGCCACTCATTCTCACTGCAGCTCAGCCAAACGCAGCGGTGATCTCG GTTCATTTGGCAAAGGTCAGATGCAGAAACCTTTTGAAGAAGCAACTTTTGCTCTAAAAGTTGGCGAGATAAGTGACATCGTGGAAACTGAGAGTGGTGTTCATATCATCTTGAGAACGGCATAA
- the LOC107009220 gene encoding small nuclear ribonucleoprotein SmD3b-like — MSRSLGIPVKLLHEATGHIVTVEMKSGELYRGSMVECEDNWNCQLETITYTAKDGRVSQLEHVFIRGSKVRFMIIPDMLKNAPMFKRLEARIKGKGSSLGVGRGRAMAMRAKAQAAGRGAAPGRGVVPPVRR, encoded by the exons ATGAGTCGGAGCTTAGGCATACCGGTGAAACTTCTACACGAGGCAACAGGGCATATAGTGACTGTAGAGATGAAAAGCGGCGAGCTTTATAGAGGAAGTATGGTCGAGTGCGAGGACAACTGGAATTGCCAGCTCGAAACCATCACTTACACTGCTAAA GATGGGAGGGTGTCACAACTGGAACATGTTTTTATCAGAGGCAGTAAAGTCAG GTTCATGATAATCCCAGATATGCTTAAGAATGCTCCCATGTTCAAGCGTCTAGAAGCTAGAATTAAG GGCAAAGGTTCATCACTTGGTGTTGGAAGGGGACGTGCTATGGCAATGCGTGCTAAA GCTCAGGCAGCAGGTCGTGGAGCAGCACCTGGTCGGGGTGTTGTACCCCCTGTAAGAAGATGA